The DNA segment TTGGCACGGCAATATTGTCAACAAAACCGAGCTAGGTTTTCGACAAGTCAGGGTAATTCCTGAGTTGCCATCCGGAGTGGTGCGAAGCATTGTCGCCATGCACCAGTCCAGCGCCGGGATGCGTTAGAAATACGTACCGAGCGGGCACCATTCCCACAAATGGTGCTAGTGAAGGCAGCGGCGCCTCTCACAACCCAAAGCCCTAAGGAATAACAGGATGGGACGCTTGACCACACATGTACTCGACACCGCAGCCGGCACGCCCGGCGCCGGCATGTCGATTACCCTGCATAAAATTGTCGACAATCGCAAGGAGACGCTGAAGACAGTCGTCACCAACCACGATGGCCGTTGCGACCAGCCCCTGCTGGATGGCGACACCATGGCGGTTGGGGTGTACGAACTCGAATTCGGCGCCGGCGATTATTTCCGCACCCAGGGCACCAAGCTGCCCGAGCCGGCTTTCCTCGACGTGGTGACGCTGCGTTTCGGCATTGCCGACACCAGCGCGCATTACCACGTGCCGCTGCTGGTCTCCCCCTGGTCGTACTCGACCTACCGTGGCAGCTAAGCGCGGCAACGGGCGATAAAGGAGACAAGACATGGAAGGCTATATCCTCGACTGGGCCAATCTGCTGCTGCGCTGGGTGCACGTCATCACGGCGATCGCGTGGATCGGCTCCTCGTTCTATTTCGTCTGGCTGGACAACAGCCTGACCCGTCCCGACGACCCCGACCTGCAGGAGAAGGGCGTGGGCGGCGAACTGTGGGCGGTGCACGGCGGCGGGTTCTACAACCCGCAGAAATACCTGAGCGCGCCCAAGACGCTGCCGGAGAACCTGCACTGGTTTTACTGGGAGTCCTATTCCACCTGGATGACCGGCTTTGGCCTGCTGGTGGTGCTGTACCTGTTCAACGCCAGCACGTTCCTGATCGACAAGAACGTGATGGACATGTCGCCGGGCGCGGCGATCGGGTTTGCGCTGTCGTATCTTGGCGTGGGCTGGCTGGTGTACGACTGCATCTGCCGCGTGTTCGGCAAGAGCGACCGCACCGTCGGCATCCTGGTGGCGATCTACGTGGCGCTGGCCGCGTTCGTGGCCTGCCACGTGTTCTCGGGCCGCGCGGCATTCCTGCTGACCGGCGCGATGATCGCGACCATCATGAGCGCCAACGTGCTGGTGTGGATCATCCCGGGGCAGCGCAAGGTGGTTGCCGCGCTGCGCGCGGGCGATCCGGTGGATCCGGTGCATGGCAAGAACGCCAAGCAGCGCAGCGTGCACAACACGTACTTCACGCTGCCGGTGTTGTTCGCCATGCTGTCGAACCACTACAGCATGACCTACAGCTACAAGTACAACTGGGCCGTGCTGGTGCTGATCATGCTGGCCGGCGTGCTGATTCGCCAGTTCTTCATCCTCAAGCACAAGGGCAGGATCAACGTCGCGTGGCCGGCTGCCGGCGTGGCCGTGCTGGCGGTTGTCGCGGTGATGATCGCGCCGGTGCCGCGTGAGGTGGTCGCCAGCAAGGACGGTGCGGCTGCCGCGCAGGTGAGCTTTATCCAGGTACAGGAAGTCATCAATTCGCGCTGCATCCAATGCCATGCCGCGGCGCCAAAGTTGATGCCGAGCGCCGCCAAGGGTATCAAGCTCGATACCGCTGACGAGATCAAGGCGCATGCGCAGATGATCTACCAGCAGGCGGTGCAGCAAAAGGCCATGCCGCTTGGCAACGTCACGCAGATCACGGATGACGAGCGCGCGCTGCTGGGCCAGTGGTTCGAGGCAGGCGCCAAGACCACCAACTGATTTGATGGAGATCAACGGGCCCGGCCGAGAGGCGGGCCTGTTACCGAGCATCGGTGATCGGCGGTCCGGTGGCTATGTCGTTGATGGCCGGAGGTCCGGACCGACGAGGGTTTGAGCGGGGCGCAAGCCCCGTTTTTTTTTGAGAGCGGTAACTTGAGGGGGCGCCGTTTCCTTGAGCGGCGATGGCTTTTGGGTCCAGACAGGGTGATGTCGCATGCCCCTCCGGAACCCCCAAAACCCTACTGCAAATCAGCAATATAACTAGCAAGATTCCGAATATCCGCATCCGACAGCCCGCGAGCTACGCTAGTCATGCTCCCCGCATCATTAGTCCGCTTGCGCGAACGGAAGTCTTCGAGTTGCTTGACGATATACGCATACTGCTGCCCCGCCACGCGGGGAATTTCATTCTGCCCCTTGAATCCGCCGAGATGGCACATGGTGCAGAGCACTTCCTCGGCCTTCTTCCTGCCGGCTTGCACTTTCTGCCCGTCGGCCTTGAACTGGGACGCAATGGGTTTCTGCGCGGCAAAATATTCGCCCAGGTCGAGCATGTCCTCGCGCGACAGTGGCGTGGCCATCGGCGTGATCATCGGATGACTGCGACGGCCTTCCTTGAAATCCTTCAGTTCCAGGTAGATGTAGCGTCCGCTCTGGCCGGCCAGCACCGGATAGAGCGGATTGCTGGCGTTGCCCATCGGGCCATGGCAGGCGACGCACGATTCGGCCTTGCGCTTGCCGGCGTCGGGATCGGCGTGCGCGCTGCCGACGACGGCTGCCAGCAGCAGGCCCGCCAGAAGCACCGGCCCCGGCAGCGCTAACCGCCGGGGCCGGGCCAGATAGGACCGGATACGCATCCCTGATCCCTGATCCCTAATCCGCGATCCCTGATCCCTGATCCCTATTGCACCGCGAACACCAACACGCTGTTGCCGCGCTTGAAGTCCAGTTGCGTGTTGCCGCCGGCCGCCACCGCGATGTACTGCTTGCCGCCGACCATGTAGGACACCGCCGGCGCATTCACGCCCGCGCCGCACTGGTACTCCCACAGCTTCTTGCCGGTGGCGGCGTCGAAGGCGCGGAACAGGCCGTTGCCTTCACCATTGAAGACCAGCCCGCCGGCTGTCGCGAGCACGCCGCCGATCAGCGGCTGGTCGGTCTTGTAGTCCCACACCACCTTGCCGGTATCGATGTTTACCGCAGAGAGCTTGCCCCACTGCGCCTCTGCCGGGATGGTCTTGAAGGCGCCGCCAAGCCAGAGCTTGCCGCCCGGGTAGGGCGAGGCTTCCACCTGGTACGTCATGGGCTGGTGCAGGTTGGCGGCATAGGCCATCCGCGTCTTCGGGTTGAAGGCCATCGGCGACCATTCCACGCCGCCGTTGGCGCCTGGCAGCATGCGCGCGCCATTGGCCGTGGGCAGGGTCCACATGTCTTCCTGTGGGATCATGGCTTGCGAGAAGCGGATAAGCCGGCCGTCGCGGCGGTCATGCACATAGACGTGGCCGGTCTTGCCGCCGTGGATCACGCCGGGAATCATCTGGCCGTTCTTGTCGCGCACGTCGACCAGGATCGGCGGGCTCACGGCGTCCAGGTCCCATACGTCATGGGCGATGTACTGCGAGTGCCATTTGTAGGCGCCGGTATCCAGGTCCACCGCGACCATCGAATCCGTATAGAGGTTGTCTCCGGGGCGGATGGCGCCATACAGGTCGGGCGAGGGATTGCCCACCACGAAGATCGCCATCCTGTTCTTGCGGTCGATCGCCGGCGGCATCCACACGCCGCCGCCAAGCGCCTTGTAGAAATCGCCGCCCTTGTCCGCGAGCTGTTTCTTCTCAGCCGCGATATCGCGCTTCATGTCGCGGCCGGTGGCGTCCCTGGTGGCCCACACGCCTTCATGGCCCTTTTCGGGGATGGTGTAGAAGGTCCACAGCAGCTTGCCGTCGGTGGCGCTGTACGCCTTGAGGAAGCCACGGATGCCGTATTCGCCGCCATTGGTGCCGATCAGGATCTTGTCGTCCACCACCACCGGCGCCATGGTTTCCGAGTAGCCCAGCTCGGGATCGGCGATCTGCGTTTCCCACAGCAGCTTGCCGGTCCTGGCGTCCAGCGCGACCAGCCTGGCGTCGAGCGTGCCCATGAAGACGCGGTCGCCGGAGACGGCCACGCCGCGGTTGTTCGGGCCGCAGCAAAAGGTCGTGATCGGCCCCATCTTGTGCTTGTAGTGCCAGAACTCCTTGCCGGTCACGGCATCGATCGCATAGACGTGGTTATAGGACGTGGTCAGGAACATGACGCCGTTGACCACGATCGGCGCGGTCTCCATGGACTCGAGCACGGCGGTCTGGAACAGGAACGCGGGTTTCAGCTTTGCCACGTTCCTGGTGTTGATCTGGCTGCCCGGGTAGTAGCGCGTCTGCACGTAGGAGCCATTGGAATGCACCCAATCGCGAGCGTCGTTGCCGGCCGCGTCGAGCTGTGCCTGCGTCACCGGCGGGAGGGGCCGGGTCATGGCCGCGCCCGGGGTGGTCGCGCCGCCCTGGATTTCGTCCGCGCCGAAGGCTGCGGGAATGAGCG comes from the Cupriavidus basilensis genome and includes:
- the uraH gene encoding hydroxyisourate hydrolase; this translates as MGRLTTHVLDTAAGTPGAGMSITLHKIVDNRKETLKTVVTNHDGRCDQPLLDGDTMAVGVYELEFGAGDYFRTQGTKLPEPAFLDVVTLRFGIADTSAHYHVPLLVSPWSYSTYRGS
- a CDS encoding urate hydroxylase PuuD; this encodes MEGYILDWANLLLRWVHVITAIAWIGSSFYFVWLDNSLTRPDDPDLQEKGVGGELWAVHGGGFYNPQKYLSAPKTLPENLHWFYWESYSTWMTGFGLLVVLYLFNASTFLIDKNVMDMSPGAAIGFALSYLGVGWLVYDCICRVFGKSDRTVGILVAIYVALAAFVACHVFSGRAAFLLTGAMIATIMSANVLVWIIPGQRKVVAALRAGDPVDPVHGKNAKQRSVHNTYFTLPVLFAMLSNHYSMTYSYKYNWAVLVLIMLAGVLIRQFFILKHKGRINVAWPAAGVAVLAVVAVMIAPVPREVVASKDGAAAAQVSFIQVQEVINSRCIQCHAAAPKLMPSAAKGIKLDTADEIKAHAQMIYQQAVQQKAMPLGNVTQITDDERALLGQWFEAGAKTTN
- a CDS encoding c-type cytochrome yields the protein MRIRSYLARPRRLALPGPVLLAGLLLAAVVGSAHADPDAGKRKAESCVACHGPMGNASNPLYPVLAGQSGRYIYLELKDFKEGRRSHPMITPMATPLSREDMLDLGEYFAAQKPIASQFKADGQKVQAGRKKAEEVLCTMCHLGGFKGQNEIPRVAGQQYAYIVKQLEDFRSRKRTNDAGSMTSVARGLSDADIRNLASYIADLQ
- a CDS encoding pyrroloquinoline quinone-dependent dehydrogenase, with product MLSSRSHARVPLPLLLLALAAAAAALIPAAFGADEIQGGATTPGAAMTRPLPPVTQAQLDAAGNDARDWVHSNGSYVQTRYYPGSQINTRNVAKLKPAFLFQTAVLESMETAPIVVNGVMFLTTSYNHVYAIDAVTGKEFWHYKHKMGPITTFCCGPNNRGVAVSGDRVFMGTLDARLVALDARTGKLLWETQIADPELGYSETMAPVVVDDKILIGTNGGEYGIRGFLKAYSATDGKLLWTFYTIPEKGHEGVWATRDATGRDMKRDIAAEKKQLADKGGDFYKALGGGVWMPPAIDRKNRMAIFVVGNPSPDLYGAIRPGDNLYTDSMVAVDLDTGAYKWHSQYIAHDVWDLDAVSPPILVDVRDKNGQMIPGVIHGGKTGHVYVHDRRDGRLIRFSQAMIPQEDMWTLPTANGARMLPGANGGVEWSPMAFNPKTRMAYAANLHQPMTYQVEASPYPGGKLWLGGAFKTIPAEAQWGKLSAVNIDTGKVVWDYKTDQPLIGGVLATAGGLVFNGEGNGLFRAFDAATGKKLWEYQCGAGVNAPAVSYMVGGKQYIAVAAGGNTQLDFKRGNSVLVFAVQ